A segment of the Lycium ferocissimum isolate CSIRO_LF1 chromosome 10, AGI_CSIRO_Lferr_CH_V1, whole genome shotgun sequence genome:
TCCCTTCCTTCTTAAAGTTGGTTTTGTATTTTATGCATTTGTCCTAATAATTCCTAAAGTGGAAGTTcactttattattttgtgtaggGTGTCTGCTGTCCACAAACACTCAATTCTAAACCTTCTCTTTATCTTTTACTTGCactttgaaaataaaacaaagtgtAGGGACATCTTGTCATGCTCCAAAGATGCAAAAGTGATTCCTTAGCATAGAAGGATAAGCTATTCAAAGCACttagattttcaaaattccTAAACAATTACtatataattaataatcatCTTTTGCTCTTCCTCAAAAGACTAGACGAAATAATCTACTTACACTcgatatttatattaaattatatttcttaaTATGGTTAGTGACAGGATTGACGTGAGAATATGTATAAATTGACTGTAGTTACAAAATAACGGTTTAGGACTTCAAGACTAAAGTTGGTAATTGTTTATTTAAATAAGTAATTCTTCTTAATATTGCTAAAttctcaaaaaatatttaataaatatgaGTAACTTAATAAACTATActttgtatttattattttcttaataggCATGAAAAGAGTTAAAATGAGATGTAGAGATTATAATCTATGTAAAAACACATATCATGTGTTTATTGAATTTGTGTCAACACCAGGTGCGACTAAGTGTTTTTTGAGATTGAATTGTTTCACCTTTTGATACAAGGGGAATCTCTTAAGATTATTTGCAGACTCAAAAGAAAGCTTTACTCTAAAATGATATTGATTCCTCATGATTATCATTCTCACTTTATAGTGATACTTGACTCTTTTTCCaccatttaattaaattattgatTAATTCCCACAGAATTTATAACTCAATTATTGAGCTAGAACGGTTTCCTATACACATGTCTGCACGAAACTCACGTGCAATCAGTCGTGGAGTAGTAATTTCAAAACTTGTCTTTGTAACGGTAGaatttacattatatatatccTCTTCAGTTTCCCTCTTTATATACCTTCATCATCTCCCTccaaaagcaaaaaatattatacaaaacAATCCTCCTCTACCATGGCTAATCTACTTCAAACTTGTTTCTTCTTCATACTATGCTTTTTTCATGTTACCCTTCTCGCAGGTACGCTTTATTAACTCCTTAAAATATGCATTCTTGTCTTATCACTATCAGAAAGTCACAAATTTAGCGCTTTTCTGGTAATTTGTTAAGTTTGCTATATGATTCCTCTATGTTCATGTCGTTCTACTCAAGTTCGTGTTATTTTAATACTATACTAATTAGTACTAAATAACTTATCTTATTGGTACGTGCAGTCTAGATGAACAAATTTAATTCCCTTTATCCAAAGATTACACTGCTCAAATAAAGTATTTTTCATGCCCGTTtgtccatgagaattattcacttttttccggattatttttttactttacggtgtttggccataaaaatttcaaataaacttaaagttatatttggaatttgaaaaacaaccaaaacttatttttcactttttttttctacttttttcactttcaatatattcaaacaaccaagtattctttacaaaaattataaccaaacacaactctatctttaactccaactctaaaataccaaataaagtgaaaaatatttgattttcatggccaaacccCTACTTACAAAGTATTTCCCTTAGGGCTcttttggccatgaaaattgtgaaatttgaaaaaggtACTAatagtttttgttttcaaagtgaaaaataattatttgaaaattggagttgtgtttaTCCATGAATACAAATTggatttatttttgaatttttgtgagtgatttggagtgaaaataactttttggtgtttttcaaattctgaaaaattttagaattcaattttcaactttcatgaTCAAACGGCCACTAAGTTGTTGAATTCCGttgacataagaaaataatttagcGTTGTATGGCAAATAGTTCAAACATTGCTTGATGTTACATGTTCAAATTTTTGGTGTTAagattcttccatttttttccaaatccCCCATATAACATGAATTTTTCATTTCAAGTTTGTTTACCAATATGCAAATGTTCACAAATTCctaatatatatagtaatatttttcctttcaagtTTGTTTAGTACTAATTACTCTTAATATTGCAGAATCACAGTCGTTTATCGGTATAAACTATGGCCAAATTGCAGACAATCTCCCAGCACCAGAAGCAACAGCCAAATTACTACAATCCACTTCAATTGAAAAAGTCCGTTTATACGGATCCGACCCGACAATTATCAAAGCATTAGCAAATACGGGTAAAGGAATCATGATCGGAATATCCAACGGTGATATTCCGGTTATGGCATCTGACCCGAATTTCGCTAAACAATGGTTAAGTACTAATGTACTTCCATTTTATCCAGCAAGTAAAATCATCGTAATTAATGTTGGAAATGAGGTTATGATATCAAATGACCAAAATTTAATGACTAATTTATTGCCAGCTATGCAAAATTTACAGAAAGCTTTAAATGATGTTTCAATTGGCGGGAAAATTAAGGTTTCAACGGTTCATGCTATGTCTGTATTGAAACAATCGGAGCCACCAAGTTCGGGTATTTTTGACCCGAGTATTGGTGATTTGTTGAAAGGATTATTGGAGTTTAATAAAGAAACTGGTTCACCATTTGCAATTAATCCTTATCCGTTTTTCGCGTATCAGAGTGATCCTAGACCTGATACATTGGCGTTTTGTTTGTTTCAACCTAATTCGGGTCGATTTGATGCTGGTACCAACATTAAGTACACCAACATGTTCGATGCTCAGGTAAAGAATTATTATACCATGCAATTTAACTGATTATTTAGCGAGTTATTACACTATTTTCGGGTTACTttatgtgtttggtatgacggaaaACGTTTTAATTAAGTGATTTTCCTactcattttcttgtgtttggtacgcgagttgaaaattttcattttaagaGCATTTCCATATATTCAAAGCGAAACAATATGAGGTTTTTGAATTCGGAGTGCAACTTCTAGTGGTGGGAGTAGGTGCGGTGGGAGGGGGTAGGGGGAAGGGTAGGTGCGGTGGGAGGGGGAATGGGTGGGGTAGGTTGAGGGGTAGTGCGGCGGGCGTGGCTAGTAGGTGAGGTTAGGTAGCTGAGGGTGGGTGGGGTAGGCAGGTAGGGGTGGGTAGATAGTGCGGGGGTGGGTTAGGGGATGCATTGGTATGCTTTTATTgatttggaaaatgtttttcctcaattttttaagaaaaatattttctccaattttaaggaaaacattttccgcatgaaaatattttccaagatATTTAGTGCAATCAAATAATGAACAATAGGAAACATTTTCTGTCAACATAACTGCATATGCGACACTATAAAGattgatttttttccaaaagatAACTGAGATAAACATGCATGTTTTTTAAAGGAAAGACTTACGATTGCTTGGAATCTATGTGAACTTAGATACGAAATGATACCAATTAGTGTATCCTGAAAAATtcacttcttgtttttttcacTTACATTAGATCGGTTATTTTATAGAAGTCTCTTTAGCTTAGTTAGTAACTTGTTAGTGTAAGAATAAGTGTTTGATTCAGATAACACAATTTTAGAGAACTCCTAATATATCTTACAGACAACTTATTTAGTATTAGAATGAAGTAGACTGTCGAATAGAATAGAATGGATATAAATTatagtttaggattgaaaaaTGGTTGATTAATTGATTGACTGACTGCCTATCCTCTTAGATCTAATTTGCAGTAAAATTTACATGATGTTTGAAGATAGGAAGTTTACTTTCCAAGAATGAATGAATGAGTTTCTAAGATGAACTCAAAGTTTCGATTTCTTTTACTCTTGGAATTCAAGTCATGTCATTCATCTTTACATAAAGCGGGTATTTTGTAGCTGTTTTTGAGATTCAACAACCTAATTAAGTTGGATGTATGCAGGTGGATGCGATAAGAGCAGCGCTTAATGCAATGGGATTCACGGAAGTAGAGATTGTAGTTGCTGAAACTGGGTGGCCTTATAAGGGAGACAGCAATGAGGTTGGGCCAAGTATTGAGAATGCAAAGGCTTACAATGGCAATTTGATTGCTCACTTGAGGTCAATGGTTGGTACTCCTTTGATGCCTGGTGTATCAGTAGATACCTATCTCTTTGCCATCTATGATGAGGATCTGAAACCAGGACCAACTTCTGAGAGATCATTTGG
Coding sequences within it:
- the LOC132033239 gene encoding glucan endo-1,3-beta-glucosidase 7-like, whose amino-acid sequence is MANLLQTCFFFILCFFHVTLLAESQSFIGINYGQIADNLPAPEATAKLLQSTSIEKVRLYGSDPTIIKALANTGKGIMIGISNGDIPVMASDPNFAKQWLSTNVLPFYPASKIIVINVGNEVMISNDQNLMTNLLPAMQNLQKALNDVSIGGKIKVSTVHAMSVLKQSEPPSSGIFDPSIGDLLKGLLEFNKETGSPFAINPYPFFAYQSDPRPDTLAFCLFQPNSGRFDAGTNIKYTNMFDAQVDAIRAALNAMGFTEVEIVVAETGWPYKGDSNEVGPSIENAKAYNGNLIAHLRSMVGTPLMPGVSVDTYLFAIYDEDLKPGPTSERSFGLFKPDLTMSYDIGLSKANSQVPTPKTPVTPSPDASPTTPVTPSPDPGPKAPVTPSLVPTPNTTVTPSSPKTEKSVKAGVSDAQLQANINLGMLFLSQILWYPMLHMR